From the genome of Apodemus sylvaticus chromosome 3, mApoSyl1.1, whole genome shotgun sequence, one region includes:
- the LOC127680416 gene encoding oogenesin-1-like, translating to MSSLLQFGVTAFPCLNMVFCYQCPDQDESLEEDTVNIYSPPTLQKLSIQRVLKDETLAISVLKYLSDVLFQLMFEEAFTDGHTKILTAIIPLWPFPYLFLGTLINKCNLETLKAMLEGLDILLAQKDTSRCKLRVLNLTNKKYGLLGESHEGEGFSEFMTQNQPMKKSLDCEVKKELKLTSELHFMEGTLDESTTYLFQWVQQRKDSIHLCCRMLKIHGLTEATVIEIFKIVHAGCIQTLVLSNICVEDLAFLISHLRQMNSLSTLILDHITGTFFTGDSKKLDEEKIFRLVSQHPTFQSLKKLYVQDVSYIKGNLKEYLRCLKKPLKTLCIAGCELSQSDLDYLPYCLNIFELKQLLLGDRCLSDLFLVPLGSLLERVRDTLQTLDLESCYLEDSHFSVLLPALSQCSHLRVVDFYNNNISLSILKQILHHTAQLSQLTFERYPAPLECYDESGIILSHRLKYFCPELLDILRAKRQPKKVTFETTQCSKCGGSFIYNLENQFSVK from the exons ATGAGCAG TCTCTTGCAATTTGGAGTCACAGCCTTCCCCTGCCTGAATATGGTGTTTTGTTACCAGTGTCCAGATCAA gatgaatccctag AAGAAGACACAGTGAATATTtactccccacccaccctccagAAGCTGTCAATTCAGAGAGTACTGAAGGATGAGACATTGGCCATTTCTGTTCTCAAGTACCTGTCTGATGTGCTATTCCAACTAATGTTTGAGGAAGCCTTCACTGATGGACATACAAAGATCTTAACGGCCATAATACCTCTGTGGCCCTTCCCATATCTTTTTTTAGGAACGTTGATAAATAAATGCAACCTGGAGACTTTGAAGGCTATGCTTGAGGGATTAGATATACTGCTTGCACAAAAGGATACTTCCAG GTGCAAACTCAGAGTGCTCAATTTGACTAATAAAAAATATGGCTTGTTGGGTGAATCCCATGAAGGTGAAGGCTTTTCAGAGTTCATGACACAGAATCAGCCAATGAAGAAGAGTCTTGACTGTGAGGTGAAGAAAGAATTGAAATTGACGAGTGAACTCCATTTCATGGAGGGCACACTTGATGAATCTACCACATACTTGTTTCAGTGGGTTCAGCAGAGAAAAGATTCCATTCATCTGTGCTGTAGAATGCTGAAGATTCATGGCTTAACCGAAGCCACAGTCATAGAAATCTTCAAAATTGTACATGCAGGCTGTATACAGACACTTGTCCTAAGTAATATCTGTGTAGAAGACTTGGCTTTTCTTATTTCCCACTTGAGACAGATGAACAGTCTTTCCACACTCATTCTAGACCACATCACAGGTACCTTCTTCACGGGTGATTCGAAAAAGCTTGATGAGGAGAAAATATTCAGATTGGTTTCACAACATCCCACATTCCAGAGTCTCAAGAAACTCTATGTACAGGATGTCTCCTATATAAAAGGCAACCTTAAAGAATACCTCAG GTGCCTGAAGAAGCCTTTGAAGACACTTTGCATCGCTGGCTGTGAACTCTCACAGTCAGACTTGGATTACCTGCCCTATTGTCTGAATATTTTTGAGCTCAAACAACTGCTTCTTGGTGATAGATGTTTAAGTGATTTATTCCTTGTACCTCTTGGGTCTCTCCTTGAGAGAGTTAGAGATACTCTGCAAACCCTGGATTTGGAGTCATGTTATTTAGAGGACTCTCATTTCAGTGTCCTGTTGCCTGCCTTAAGCCAATGTTCTCATCTCAGAGTGGTTGatttctataataataatatctctctgtctatcctgAAACAAATTCTACACCACACAGCCCAGTTGAGTCAGCTGACCTTTGAGCGGTACCCTGCCCCTTTGGAGTGCTATGATGAGAGTGGTATAATACTATCACATAGACTCAAATATTTTTGTCCTGAGCTCCTGGATATACTCAGGGCCAAAAGACAACCCAAGAAAGTCACCTTTGAAACAACCCAATGCTCTAAGTGTGGTGGGTCCTTCATTTATAATCTTGAGAACCAATTTTCTGTTAAGTAG